In the genome of Mucilaginibacter sp. 14171R-50, the window GCAAAAAGCTAAACAAATTGCCGCGGCCTATTCCATCAATGACCGGTTTCAGCTGCTCACCCAGGATTTTGAAGGCAAGCACCAGCGCATGCTTAACCGCACGGAGTTTAATGATGCTGTGGATGCTGTAAAAATAAGTCCGCGAAGCAGGGATATGAACCAAATAGTAGCAAGACAGCAAAGTTTGCTGAATATGCAGGCAAGCGCGCCAAAACATAGTTATATCATCTCCGATTTTCAAAAGAATATCAAGGGCTCATCAGGTGGTGTAAATCCCGGGTACCCGGTAAGCCTTGTGCAACTTAAGGCGAATGCATTGCCAAATGTGGCCGTTGATTCTGTATGGATGTTGAGTGCTACACATCGTCCGAACGAAAGCGAAAAAATAGTGGTAAGATTAAAAAACTACGCCGATAAATCCGCCGAAAAAATACCGCTTAGGCTATTGATCAATGGTGTGCAAAAAGCTATCGGCAGTTTTACTATTGGCGCGCGTTCATCACAAAACGATACACTGTCATTTTCAGGCCTGCAGGGCGGATGGCAGCGTGGAGAGATACAATTACAGGACAACCCTGTTACTTTTGATAATAAGTTCTATTTTACCTTTAAGATTAACTACAAACTGCCCGTACTGCTTATCAATGGCGGTACACCTAATAAATATTTAAGAGCATTATTTGCTGCGGACGCTTTTTTTGAGCCAAAAGAGTTTATTGACGGGAATGTAGATTATGCCGGTTTAAACGCCTGGCCGCTTATTGTTGTAAGCGACATAAAAATCGTATCCGCCGGTTTGGCACAACAACTAAAAACTTATGTGAGTAAGGGTGGTACGCTACTTGTATTTCCGTCTGCTGATGCGGATATCAGCAGTTACAAAGCTTTTTTACAACCAATGCATGCGGCATATCCTGAAGTGTTAAAAACAGAGGCTGCAAAAGTATCGGCCCTTAACCTGCACAATGTGGTTTTTAAAAGCATATTTGAATCCATACCCAACAACCCCGATCTGCCTGTAGTAAAAAAGTATTATAATTTGAATGCAGGCCGTGCTCCCGGCGAATACCTGATGAGGATGCAGGCGGGCCAAACATTTTGGCAGGGTTCAGCCTTTGCTAAAGGCAGGGTGTATGTTGCTGCCGTGGCGTTAAACGAAGATTTTAGCAACCTGCCTGTTCATGCATTGTTTGTGCCTGTAATGTTCAGAATAGCCCTGCTAAGCGGACACGATCAGCCATTGTTTTATACTTTAGGAAGTATCGACCCGATAGAAACAGTTCCGTTACAATCAACAGAAAAACAGATGGTAAAGCTGGTCAAAGGCAATGAAACCATCATTCCCGATGTTAGGCAGCAGGAGGGAAGCACAATGCTTTACTTTCCCGAACAACTTGCAGAGACCGGAACTTATGAGCTGAGAAAGCAGGATAGCACCGCAGCAGTTTTGGCATTTAATGATAACCGTACAGAATCTGATCTATCGTACCTAACCAAAGCCGGTTTGGAAAATTTACTCCCTAAAAATGCAGTTCTTTTAAGCGG includes:
- a CDS encoding BatA domain-containing protein; the protein is MHFLYPAFLFALLTLAIPIIVHLFNFRRYKKVLFSNVQFLKEVQEQQASRRNLKERLILASRLLALLFLVLAFARPYMAGKSQGNPGKQQAVSVFVDNSSSMQTLNREGTLLDEAKQKAKQIAAAYSINDRFQLLTQDFEGKHQRMLNRTEFNDAVDAVKISPRSRDMNQIVARQQSLLNMQASAPKHSYIISDFQKNIKGSSGGVNPGYPVSLVQLKANALPNVAVDSVWMLSATHRPNESEKIVVRLKNYADKSAEKIPLRLLINGVQKAIGSFTIGARSSQNDTLSFSGLQGGWQRGEIQLQDNPVTFDNKFYFTFKINYKLPVLLINGGTPNKYLRALFAADAFFEPKEFIDGNVDYAGLNAWPLIVVSDIKIVSAGLAQQLKTYVSKGGTLLVFPSADADISSYKAFLQPMHAAYPEVLKTEAAKVSALNLHNVVFKSIFESIPNNPDLPVVKKYYNLNAGRAPGEYLMRMQAGQTFWQGSAFAKGRVYVAAVALNEDFSNLPVHALFVPVMFRIALLSGHDQPLFYTLGSIDPIETVPLQSTEKQMVKLVKGNETIIPDVRQQEGSTMLYFPEQLAETGTYELRKQDSTAAVLAFNDNRTESDLSYLTKAGLENLLPKNAVLLSGNKLNAESIAGVANSGLQLWKLCIILALVFLAAETLLIRYYKTNKTNIWQTRDTN